In Flavobacterium endoglycinae, one DNA window encodes the following:
- a CDS encoding VOC family protein, translating to MKINHKKSNKKVQTSAAAMLNLLILFSASDKTVAQTNARIIGIDHVGINVPDLNKAVTFFNDVLGFTPVTQLGPIPLDADWKKLNHINPETGAVTIKMINAGNGASIEVFEYADNKGSNKHPNTDDIGASHIAFYVNDINASVQYLKSKGVKILGEPFTMPSGDTAGETWVYFETPWGSKMELVSYPNGKGYEKSHPKTVLWSPKNSPAKKISETDFDSKNNTVIVENHLKIWNEKDEAKRKVLLNQVYASNVEMVDRHFIAEGIDEIIKFIVELQTKNPEFKFTAKSVETNHNIVRLYWQFGSKMKPTVVSGMDLFVIENGKVQKLYVFVDQKE from the coding sequence ATGAAAATAAATCATAAAAAATCAAATAAAAAAGTACAAACTTCAGCAGCAGCAATGCTTAATTTATTAATACTATTTTCTGCTTCGGATAAAACAGTGGCACAAACTAATGCGCGAATTATCGGAATTGATCATGTTGGAATCAATGTTCCTGATCTCAATAAAGCTGTTACATTCTTTAATGATGTACTTGGATTTACGCCTGTAACGCAATTAGGACCAATTCCGCTTGACGCTGACTGGAAAAAATTAAATCATATTAATCCTGAAACAGGAGCAGTTACCATAAAAATGATCAATGCCGGAAACGGAGCAAGCATTGAAGTATTTGAATATGCAGATAATAAAGGAAGCAACAAGCATCCAAATACAGATGATATTGGAGCATCACACATTGCTTTTTATGTAAATGATATCAATGCATCGGTACAATATTTAAAAAGTAAAGGCGTGAAAATTTTAGGAGAACCTTTTACAATGCCATCTGGCGATACTGCGGGAGAAACTTGGGTGTATTTTGAAACACCTTGGGGTTCTAAAATGGAGTTGGTTTCCTATCCAAATGGAAAAGGATATGAAAAATCACATCCTAAAACGGTATTATGGTCACCAAAAAATTCGCCTGCAAAAAAAATTTCTGAAACTGATTTCGATTCTAAAAACAATACTGTAATTGTAGAAAATCATTTGAAAATTTGGAATGAAAAAGACGAAGCCAAACGCAAAGTTTTATTGAATCAAGTTTATGCTTCAAATGTAGAAATGGTGGATCGTCATTTTATTGCTGAAGGAATTGACGAGATCATTAAATTTATTGTAGAGCTTCAAACCAAAAATCCTGAGTTTAAATTTACCGCAAAATCTGTTGAAACCAATCATAATATAGTTCGATTGTACTGGCAATTTGGTTCGAAAATGAAACCAACTGTTGTAAGCGGAATGGATTTGTTTGTAATTGAAAACGGAAAAGTACAAAAGCTATATGTTTTTGTTGATCAAAAAGAATAA
- a CDS encoding SDR family oxidoreductase — MSKTIFITGTSTGFGKLTAVTLANAGHSVIAGMRNTNDKNAAAAKELEAIENIEVVDIDVTDDASVTKAIEKVVIKYGKIDVLINNAAVSGFGLLEGYSIDQVRKMFDVNVYSVLRMYQAVLPSMRKERNGLVINITTGASGHTLPFMVPYIASKLVVESFTEGLQDELADYGIENVSIQPGVYPTEMNNGSKAGIHADKTEIIEEYGEGATEKFNALGTALFGKMAQFEMNPQTIADGILELVSMKKGERPLRFPLDAIAQGTDKEFIEARAAIKAKWVAAYTN; from the coding sequence ATGTCAAAAACAATTTTCATTACAGGAACAAGTACAGGCTTTGGAAAATTAACAGCTGTAACATTAGCAAACGCAGGTCATTCAGTAATTGCAGGAATGCGCAATACAAATGATAAAAATGCCGCTGCTGCGAAAGAATTAGAAGCAATCGAAAATATTGAAGTAGTAGATATTGATGTTACTGATGATGCATCAGTTACTAAAGCAATAGAAAAAGTAGTAATTAAATACGGAAAAATTGATGTTTTAATCAATAACGCAGCCGTGAGCGGTTTTGGTCTTTTAGAAGGTTATTCGATTGATCAAGTTCGTAAAATGTTCGATGTAAACGTTTATAGCGTACTTCGTATGTATCAGGCGGTTCTTCCTTCTATGAGAAAAGAAAGAAACGGACTCGTGATTAACATTACAACTGGGGCAAGCGGACATACACTTCCTTTTATGGTTCCGTACATCGCATCAAAATTGGTTGTTGAAAGTTTTACAGAAGGATTACAAGATGAATTGGCAGATTACGGAATTGAAAACGTAAGCATTCAGCCGGGAGTTTATCCAACAGAAATGAATAACGGTTCTAAAGCTGGAATTCACGCCGACAAAACCGAAATTATAGAAGAATATGGAGAAGGAGCAACCGAAAAATTCAATGCATTAGGCACAGCCTTATTTGGTAAAATGGCGCAGTTCGAGATGAATCCGCAAACCATTGCTGATGGTATTTTAGAATTGGTAAGCATGAAAAAAGGGGAGAGACCACTTCGTTTTCCACTTGATGCCATTGCACAAGGAACCGATAAAGAATTTATAGAGGCCCGTGCTGCTATTAAAGCAAAATGGGTAGCTGCTTACACTAACTAA
- a CDS encoding Crp/Fnr family transcriptional regulator, giving the protein MYEIFQKYLEEKAELTQAESERIQSFAIIKKLRKRQYLLQEGDIWKYDAFITQGCLRTYTVDEKGGEHVNNFSIENWWTGDRESLMMQQPSRFNIDAIEDTELVLFTHENFELLCKEIPAFNNIVNAILQRSFIAAQNRIQATLTLTAEEKYLNFINKYPGFASRIPQTMIASYLGMTPETLSRIRKQTAKK; this is encoded by the coding sequence ATGTATGAAATTTTCCAAAAGTATCTAGAAGAAAAAGCCGAGCTGACACAAGCAGAATCAGAACGTATACAATCATTTGCCATTATTAAAAAGCTCCGAAAAAGACAATATTTATTGCAGGAAGGCGATATTTGGAAATATGATGCTTTTATCACTCAAGGCTGCCTCAGAACTTATACAGTTGATGAAAAAGGAGGAGAGCATGTAAATAACTTTAGTATCGAAAATTGGTGGACAGGTGATCGTGAAAGTTTAATGATGCAGCAGCCGTCACGTTTTAATATTGATGCTATTGAAGATACAGAACTGGTACTTTTTACTCATGAAAATTTTGAATTGCTTTGCAAAGAGATTCCAGCTTTTAATAATATAGTCAATGCTATTCTGCAAAGGAGTTTTATAGCAGCGCAAAACAGAATTCAAGCCACATTGACTTTAACTGCTGAAGAAAAATACTTAAACTTTATCAATAAATATCCAGGATTTGCATCTAGGATTCCGCAAACTATGATCGCTTCATATTTAGGCATGACACCAGAAACACTGAGCCGTATTCGGAAACAAACCGCAAAGAAATAA
- a CDS encoding LLM class flavin-dependent oxidoreductase, whose product MKKIGFLSFGHWSHNSSYQTRTAADTLLQSIDLAVAAEEIGIDGAYYRVHHFAQQLASPFPLLSAIGAKTSKIEIGTGVIDMRYENPLYMLEDAGAADLISGGRLQLGISRGSPEQVIDGWSYFGYEPENGQTDADMGRQKALAFLEGLKGEGFAEPNPYPMFPNPPGLLRIEPHSEGLRERIWWGAASNATAVWAAENGMHLQSSTLKYDENGKPFHVQQAEQIRLYKEAWKKAGHDREARVSVSRSIFAITNDEDKYYFGGQGKGADSFGYIERDKRAVFGKTYAAEPDQLIKELAEDEAIQEADTLLLTIPNTLGVDYNVHVLSSILEYIAPELDWR is encoded by the coding sequence ATGAAGAAAATAGGATTTTTATCATTTGGGCATTGGTCACATAATTCTTCTTACCAGACTCGTACAGCAGCAGATACATTGCTTCAATCTATTGATTTGGCTGTAGCAGCAGAAGAAATAGGTATCGACGGCGCTTATTATCGCGTGCATCATTTTGCACAACAGCTTGCGTCGCCTTTTCCTTTGCTGTCTGCCATTGGAGCCAAAACCAGTAAAATTGAGATTGGAACTGGTGTTATTGATATGAGGTATGAAAACCCATTGTACATGCTGGAAGATGCCGGTGCAGCCGATTTGATTTCAGGAGGACGTTTACAACTTGGAATAAGCAGAGGATCGCCGGAACAGGTTATCGATGGCTGGAGTTATTTTGGTTACGAACCCGAAAACGGTCAAACTGATGCCGATATGGGACGTCAAAAAGCATTAGCATTTTTAGAAGGATTGAAAGGTGAAGGATTCGCAGAACCAAATCCGTACCCAATGTTTCCAAATCCACCTGGATTACTGCGTATAGAGCCGCATTCTGAAGGATTAAGAGAAAGAATCTGGTGGGGAGCAGCATCTAATGCCACCGCCGTATGGGCAGCAGAAAATGGAATGCATCTTCAAAGTTCTACTCTTAAGTACGATGAGAACGGAAAACCTTTTCATGTACAACAAGCAGAACAAATCAGATTGTATAAGGAAGCATGGAAAAAAGCAGGACACGATCGTGAAGCTAGAGTTTCAGTAAGCCGTTCGATTTTTGCCATTACCAACGATGAAGATAAATACTATTTTGGAGGGCAGGGAAAAGGAGCTGATAGTTTTGGTTATATAGAACGTGATAAAAGAGCTGTTTTTGGTAAAACTTATGCCGCTGAACCTGATCAACTAATTAAAGAATTGGCAGAAGACGAAGCCATTCAAGAAGCCGATACTTTATTATTGACGATTCCTAATACGTTAGGTGTTGACTATAATGTACATGTATTGTCATCTATTTTAGAATATATTGCCCCTGAATTAGACTGGCGATAA
- a CDS encoding MarR family winged helix-turn-helix transcriptional regulator, which translates to MEKKIEFKFKSPNESPGYLLGQMTLLWQRKQKKVLDPLNLTQTQFVLLAALGWLSRENENVTQIDIANQGNADRMMVSKVLRTLEEKEFISRQEHPTDTRAKVIKLTPAGSEVLQKALTTIENADIDFFSGLGNHLSSFNENMVNLIEQNKEE; encoded by the coding sequence ATGGAAAAGAAAATAGAATTTAAGTTTAAAAGTCCCAATGAAAGTCCTGGTTATTTGTTAGGACAAATGACATTATTGTGGCAGCGCAAACAAAAGAAAGTTTTGGATCCGTTAAATTTGACACAAACGCAATTTGTACTGCTGGCTGCCTTGGGCTGGCTTTCACGCGAAAATGAAAATGTTACCCAGATAGATATTGCCAATCAAGGAAATGCCGATAGAATGATGGTTTCTAAAGTACTTCGAACTTTGGAGGAAAAAGAATTTATAAGCAGACAAGAACATCCAACCGATACAAGAGCCAAAGTAATCAAACTAACACCAGCAGGATCTGAAGTTCTGCAGAAAGCATTAACCACAATTGAAAACGCCGATATAGATTTCTTTTCAGGTTTAGGAAACCACCTAAGCTCGTTTAATGAGAATATGGTGAATTTGATTGAACAGAATAAAGAAGAGTAA
- a CDS encoding VOC family protein produces the protein MKQLTFASLQVKNLEASKDFYTQKLGFEIGDTNPQACIFKYNQGEASFAIRTPLEPIKGKELGIGVALWFAVTENVDELKEKYIANGITTAGPIIETPFGRAFHVKDLDGYKLTFLETK, from the coding sequence ATGAAACAGTTAACATTTGCATCACTGCAAGTAAAAAATCTAGAAGCATCAAAAGACTTCTACACTCAAAAATTAGGTTTTGAAATTGGCGATACCAATCCGCAAGCTTGTATATTTAAGTATAATCAAGGAGAAGCAAGCTTTGCTATTCGCACACCGCTTGAACCAATTAAAGGAAAAGAATTAGGAATTGGTGTAGCACTCTGGTTTGCGGTTACCGAAAACGTAGACGAACTAAAAGAAAAATACATTGCAAATGGTATAACGACTGCAGGACCAATTATAGAAACACCATTTGGAAGAGCATTTCATGTAAAAGATCTGGATGGTTATAAACTCACATTTTTGGAAACAAAATAA
- a CDS encoding SDR family oxidoreductase, whose product MDDKNKISRRTALTGMGAICLTTAFTPVIGADFSMKEEWSTLPEDPTTKYPRPPFKEQSQPWPGLVSKMDPRPDHGEKSYKGSGRLKGRKALITGGDSGMGRAAAIAYAREGADVAINYYPTEEEDAKEVIQLIKAEGRKAVAIPGDLRDENFCKSLVEQAVKALGGLDIVINNAARQQTHDSILDISTEDFDATMKTNIYAPFWIIKAALPHLKPGSSIIGTSSVQAYAPTEDLYDYAQTKAATTNYIKSLARQLAPKGIRVNGVAPGPVWTALQVSGGATMEKLKNFGSQTPMGRPGQPAELASIYVQLVAEDASYATGQIYGSSGGEGNP is encoded by the coding sequence ATGGATGATAAAAACAAAATATCACGAAGAACTGCTTTAACAGGAATGGGAGCAATTTGTTTAACAACTGCTTTCACACCAGTCATTGGAGCTGATTTTTCTATGAAAGAAGAATGGTCTACACTCCCCGAAGATCCAACCACAAAATATCCCCGTCCGCCCTTTAAAGAACAATCGCAGCCTTGGCCGGGACTTGTTAGTAAAATGGATCCGCGTCCTGATCATGGAGAAAAGAGTTATAAAGGTTCTGGCAGATTAAAAGGCCGTAAAGCTTTAATAACTGGTGGTGACTCAGGTATGGGAAGAGCAGCAGCTATTGCCTATGCCAGAGAAGGTGCCGATGTAGCAATAAATTACTATCCTACTGAAGAGGAAGATGCAAAAGAAGTTATTCAGCTTATTAAAGCAGAAGGACGAAAAGCAGTAGCAATTCCGGGAGATTTAAGAGATGAAAATTTCTGCAAATCGTTAGTCGAACAAGCCGTAAAAGCGCTTGGAGGTCTGGATATTGTTATTAATAATGCTGCAAGACAGCAAACTCATGATTCAATTCTAGATATTTCGACAGAAGATTTTGATGCGACCATGAAAACAAATATTTATGCTCCTTTCTGGATTATAAAAGCAGCACTTCCTCATCTAAAGCCAGGTTCTTCGATAATAGGGACAAGTTCAGTTCAAGCTTATGCTCCTACTGAAGATTTGTACGATTATGCACAAACAAAAGCAGCAACTACCAATTATATTAAATCACTGGCCCGACAACTAGCTCCTAAAGGAATACGCGTAAACGGAGTGGCTCCTGGTCCTGTATGGACGGCGCTTCAGGTAAGCGGTGGTGCGACAATGGAAAAACTTAAGAATTTTGGTTCACAAACGCCTATGGGAAGACCCGGACAACCGGCAGAGCTTGCTTCCATTTATGTTCAGCTGGTAGCTGAAGATGCGAGTTATGCGACTGGACAAATCTATGGTTCCAGCGGTGGTGAAGGAAATCCTTAA
- a CDS encoding DUF2188 domain-containing protein codes for MPWYSGDYPPSYKNQPKEIREKAVEIANALLQDGAEEGVAIATGLKQARELLTSHKEKNSRTNHTKKN; via the coding sequence ATGCCTTGGTATTCCGGAGATTATCCTCCCTCCTATAAAAATCAGCCGAAAGAAATTCGGGAAAAAGCTGTTGAAATAGCCAACGCCCTGCTTCAGGATGGCGCTGAAGAAGGAGTTGCAATTGCAACAGGATTGAAACAAGCTCGTGAATTACTTACAAGTCACAAAGAGAAAAACAGTAGAACAAACCATACAAAAAAGAATTAA
- a CDS encoding mechanosensitive ion channel family protein, with amino-acid sequence MNAIMILGIKRLLPFVLLMISFITPHNMKAQLLGSAKTTTEEPAKTPDDSLGRRTPQGTVNGFIKALADQNYLRASQYFVLSKRSYRKTAERIRIAKTFQQLLDQGGNLSPSSIISNKETGRIDDDLATGVDLVGNISSDKTTIPLYVENQSDDSQPPLWLFSAETIESIVSADIRGEKTFLDRVLPNVLKEKKLGNVPIGHWGVVVVMTIVSYLLSRLLIFVFVFLLQKLWKKADTEKGNAIIDAFTLPVQMYLTVILFVAFTQRMGISIVVRQRFSIIIITIGIVAFLILLWRMTDFVSMFTRSRMNRRGRISAVSAILFLSRTTKVAIVFIGIIAILGIIGVDVTAGLAALGIGGIALALGAQKTIENFVGSVSLIADQPLRVGDYCRVDDIKGTVESIGMRSTTLRTSARTIVTIPNGQLSASKIENFAHRDRFIFNPIFNFRMETTPDQMRYLLIELRSLLYSHPAVLNSPPVVRFTGITTDALKVEITAYIESINFETSQEVQEDLLLRMMDIIEKSGTALAYPSQTLYMARDTPFSAEKAAEVSETVKKWKENNELQLPKFDPKRVEELKGSVQYPEEGSYKPEEE; translated from the coding sequence ATGAATGCAATTATGATTTTAGGAATTAAGCGTTTACTGCCATTTGTATTGTTGATGATCAGTTTTATCACGCCGCACAATATGAAAGCCCAGCTGCTGGGATCAGCCAAAACCACAACTGAAGAACCAGCCAAAACTCCTGATGATTCTTTGGGAAGAAGAACGCCTCAGGGAACAGTTAACGGATTTATTAAAGCACTCGCCGATCAAAATTACCTGCGCGCCAGCCAGTATTTTGTTTTAAGCAAACGTTCGTACCGCAAAACCGCTGAGAGAATCAGAATCGCCAAAACATTTCAGCAGTTATTGGATCAGGGAGGTAATTTATCGCCATCTTCCATTATCAGCAATAAAGAAACCGGCCGTATAGACGATGATCTAGCAACAGGTGTCGATTTGGTCGGAAATATATCAAGTGACAAAACTACAATACCGCTTTATGTCGAAAACCAGTCAGATGACAGTCAGCCGCCTTTATGGCTTTTTTCGGCAGAAACAATAGAATCGATTGTATCTGCTGATATTAGAGGAGAAAAAACATTTTTAGACCGAGTACTTCCCAATGTTTTAAAAGAAAAAAAACTGGGAAATGTACCCATCGGACATTGGGGCGTAGTTGTGGTAATGACTATCGTTTCTTATTTACTGTCAAGACTGCTGATTTTTGTGTTTGTTTTTCTACTCCAAAAATTATGGAAGAAGGCAGATACCGAAAAAGGAAATGCCATTATAGATGCTTTTACATTACCAGTCCAGATGTATCTGACGGTAATTTTGTTTGTAGCTTTTACTCAGAGAATGGGAATTTCCATAGTAGTAAGACAGCGTTTTAGTATTATCATCATCACCATTGGAATTGTTGCTTTTTTAATTCTGCTCTGGCGAATGACCGATTTTGTGAGCATGTTTACCAGAAGCAGAATGAACAGACGCGGACGAATTTCTGCGGTTTCGGCAATTTTGTTTTTAAGCCGTACCACTAAAGTCGCAATTGTATTCATAGGTATTATTGCTATACTTGGAATCATTGGTGTAGATGTAACTGCTGGGCTTGCAGCTCTGGGAATTGGAGGTATCGCATTGGCATTGGGAGCACAAAAAACAATTGAAAATTTTGTAGGAAGTGTGAGCCTTATTGCAGATCAGCCATTAAGAGTAGGCGATTATTGCCGTGTAGATGATATTAAGGGAACCGTAGAATCTATAGGAATGCGTTCGACAACTTTACGCACTTCAGCACGAACGATTGTGACGATTCCAAACGGACAGCTCTCTGCCAGTAAAATCGAAAATTTTGCCCATCGCGACCGTTTTATTTTTAATCCCATTTTTAATTTCAGAATGGAAACAACACCCGATCAAATGCGATACCTGCTGATAGAACTCAGGTCTTTATTGTATTCTCATCCAGCGGTATTAAATTCACCTCCAGTAGTACGCTTTACCGGAATTACCACCGACGCTTTGAAGGTTGAAATTACAGCTTACATTGAATCCATAAATTTTGAAACATCACAGGAAGTACAAGAAGATTTATTACTGCGCATGATGGACATAATCGAGAAAAGTGGTACTGCTTTGGCTTATCCATCTCAAACACTTTATATGGCACGGGATACTCCTTTTTCAGCCGAAAAAGCAGCTGAAGTTTCAGAAACGGTTAAAAAATGGAAAGAAAACAACGAATTGCAATTGCCAAAATTTGACCCAAAACGTGTTGAAGAATTAAAAGGCAGTGTACAATATCCAGAGGAAGGCAGTTATAAACCAGAAGAAGAATAA
- a CDS encoding SusD/RagB family nutrient-binding outer membrane lipoprotein — MLKKLLYTTLFALTLTSCSDSLDDINKNPNATETPLAPYLLTGTLKQGADLYWGDANNFNSSLLFVQHWAKIQYTEPDRYDVSNTSFTSLWNTGYATLITDLNTILKFPEAQANSNYKGIALTLRSWTFLLLTDAYGNIPYKEAGQKVTPAYDTQKDVYTGLLEDLKQAQSLLNTSNGAVTGDLVYKGDIGKWKRFVNSLRLRIALRISDKEPALAKQAAIEATNDAAGVLSNNSDTFKFTYTSSPQQNPASAWFETRDDFRISKTMVDKLNEFSDPRLPVYAQLPSDASVGKYVGGANGLSNSDANSQGFAKTSKPGTYFLTSASPAVIASYSETLFNLAEAAARGYIAGDAEQYYRNAIIASFNQFGITDPTVIANYLNQAVVKYDATNYAKSIGTQKWIAFFGQGLDAFTEWRRLDYPVLTAGPATVLDGKIPSRFFYPGTEQSLNGTSYQAAIAVQGKDLLTTKLWFDAK, encoded by the coding sequence ATGTTAAAAAAACTATTATATACAACACTGTTTGCACTAACACTGACTTCTTGCAGTGATAGTCTGGATGATATTAATAAAAATCCAAATGCAACCGAAACACCATTGGCTCCATATCTTTTAACAGGGACTTTAAAACAAGGTGCTGATTTATACTGGGGAGATGCGAATAACTTTAACTCATCTTTGTTGTTTGTACAACATTGGGCTAAAATTCAGTATACAGAACCAGACCGATATGATGTATCGAATACTTCGTTTACTTCTTTATGGAATACGGGATATGCAACTTTGATCACAGATTTAAACACTATTCTGAAATTCCCAGAGGCACAAGCCAATTCAAATTATAAAGGTATTGCATTGACATTACGTTCATGGACCTTTTTACTTTTGACAGATGCTTACGGAAATATTCCGTACAAAGAAGCAGGTCAAAAAGTAACTCCGGCTTATGACACGCAAAAAGATGTGTACACAGGATTATTAGAAGATTTAAAACAAGCACAGTCTTTATTAAATACTTCAAACGGTGCTGTAACTGGAGATTTAGTGTACAAAGGAGATATTGGAAAATGGAAAAGATTTGTAAATTCACTTCGTCTGCGTATTGCTTTACGAATTTCAGACAAAGAACCTGCTTTAGCAAAACAAGCGGCTATTGAGGCTACAAATGATGCTGCTGGCGTTTTAAGCAATAACAGTGATACTTTTAAATTTACTTATACAAGTTCACCTCAGCAAAATCCAGCTTCTGCATGGTTTGAAACACGTGATGATTTCCGTATTTCAAAAACAATGGTAGATAAATTAAATGAATTTTCAGATCCGCGTTTACCGGTTTACGCACAATTGCCGTCAGATGCAAGTGTAGGTAAATATGTTGGAGGAGCAAACGGATTATCAAACAGTGATGCTAATAGCCAAGGATTTGCTAAAACATCCAAACCAGGAACTTATTTCCTTACATCAGCATCACCTGCTGTAATCGCTTCTTATTCTGAAACGCTTTTCAATCTTGCCGAAGCTGCTGCACGTGGTTATATTGCAGGAGATGCAGAGCAGTATTATAGAAACGCCATTATAGCATCGTTTAATCAATTTGGAATCACAGATCCAACGGTTATTGCGAATTACCTTAATCAGGCAGTTGTAAAATATGATGCAACCAATTATGCAAAATCAATTGGAACACAAAAATGGATTGCATTCTTCGGACAAGGTCTTGATGCTTTTACAGAATGGAGAAGACTTGATTATCCTGTTTTAACAGCAGGTCCAGCAACTGTTTTAGACGGAAAAATTCCTTCACGTTTTTTCTATCCTGGAACAGAACAATCATTGAACGGTACTAGTTATCAGGCTGCAATTGCTGTTCAAGGAAAAGACTTGTTGACAACTAAATTATGGTTTGATGCTAAATAA